In Desulfuromonas sp. KJ2020, a single window of DNA contains:
- a CDS encoding NfeD family protein, whose protein sequence is MTTLLWWHWVLVGIILVLLELVVPSFTIFWFGLGALLTGLLVAVLPGLALEWQLLVFSVSSIFFTFGWFRYFRPRQRNLSSAMDENLAVGQTGIAATRALVPGESGRVVFSVPVLGYESWAYTADEPINTGDRLRVVAVLVSVGGEEDRTGDGKILKVEKVH, encoded by the coding sequence ATGACAACTCTACTCTGGTGGCATTGGGTTCTGGTGGGGATCATTCTGGTGCTTCTTGAACTGGTGGTTCCTTCCTTTACCATCTTCTGGTTCGGCCTGGGGGCCCTTTTAACCGGTCTTTTAGTGGCGGTTCTGCCAGGCCTGGCTCTTGAATGGCAGTTGCTGGTCTTTTCCGTCTCCAGTATTTTTTTCACCTTTGGGTGGTTTCGCTATTTTCGCCCGCGCCAAAGAAACTTATCCTCCGCGATGGATGAGAACCTCGCCGTCGGCCAGACCGGCATTGCCGCCACCAGAGCCCTGGTTCCCGGGGAGAGCGGTCGCGTGGTTTTTTCTGTCCCCGTTCTTGGCTACGAATCCTGGGCGTATACGGCCGATGAACCGATCAACACCGGGGACCGTCTCCGGGTGGTGGCCGTATTGGTTTCAGTCGGGGGAGAGGAAGATCGCACGGGGGATGGAAAAATTCTCAAAGTTGAGAAGGTTCACTAA
- the mutM gene encoding bifunctional DNA-formamidopyrimidine glycosylase/DNA-(apurinic or apyrimidinic site) lyase: protein MPELPEVEITRQGISAAIQGRQVRHVVLRNADLRWPVDPRLVHILPGQVVHRVERRAKFLLLRMSAGTLLVHLGMSGFFRMVSPDSPAHRHDHLDLVFENDICLRYNDVRRFGSFLWVEGDPLCHSLLADLGPEPDDARVDGAFLQDRFSGRSAPVKNVLMDQKVVAGLGNIYANEALFAAGISPLRAAGQLTRVQCDRLSVAVKKVLSRAIESGQQSLHRFYEPVTGEKPGYFPFVFAVYGRENQNCSRCGKPITKIVQAGRSTYFCPSCQA, encoded by the coding sequence ATGCCGGAACTGCCTGAAGTCGAAATCACCCGTCAGGGAATAAGCGCCGCCATCCAGGGCCGGCAGGTGCGCCATGTGGTCTTGCGCAACGCGGATTTGCGCTGGCCGGTCGATCCCCGGCTTGTACATATTCTGCCTGGCCAGGTGGTGCATAGAGTGGAGCGCCGTGCCAAATTTCTGCTGCTGCGGATGAGTGCTGGCACCTTGCTGGTCCATTTGGGTATGAGCGGCTTCTTTCGGATGGTTTCCCCCGATAGCCCGGCCCATCGTCATGATCACCTGGATCTGGTCTTTGAAAACGATATCTGTCTGCGTTATAACGATGTGCGTCGCTTCGGGTCGTTTTTATGGGTCGAGGGTGATCCCTTGTGCCACTCTCTGTTGGCTGATCTCGGTCCTGAACCCGATGACGCGAGAGTAGACGGTGCATTTTTGCAGGATCGTTTCAGCGGTCGATCGGCCCCGGTAAAGAATGTCCTCATGGATCAGAAGGTCGTGGCCGGCCTCGGCAATATCTACGCGAATGAAGCCCTCTTTGCGGCCGGGATATCGCCCTTGCGAGCCGCCGGTCAACTGACTCGCGTGCAATGCGATCGCCTTTCCGTGGCCGTGAAGAAAGTTCTGAGCCGTGCGATCGAGAGCGGTCAACAGTCTCTTCACCGTTTTTACGAACCGGTGACCGGAGAAAAGCCGGGATATTTCCCATTTGTTTTCGCTGTCTACGGCCGTGAGAACCAGAACTGTTCCCGATGCGGAAAGCCTATAACCAAAATCGTGCAGGCGGGCCGCTCCACTTATTTCTGTCCCTCCTGCCAGGCATGA
- a CDS encoding sodium-dependent transporter: MKGSGARAQWASRLGFILAAAGSAIGLGNIWKFPYITGQNGGGAFVLVYLVCILLVGLPIMMAELHIGRRGQRDAVGCFAVLEKKRTRWRFIGWLGVCSSFLLLSFYAVVAGWSFDYVLQAASGGFQGRSAEEINALFGQLVSSPAQVVFWQGSFLVATVGIVIGGVRGGIERWSKILMPLLFLLLLLLFLRGMLSPGARAGLEFMFWPDFAKLTPTALLDALGHAFFTLSLGAATMITYGSYLDQKADLLSLSVRITLLDIMVALLAGLAIFPVVFAAGLEPNSGPGLVFQTIPIVFSTMPFGSVLAVLFFLLLSFAALSSSISMLEVSVSYLVDEKGWGRGASTLLLGGAAFVVGIPSALSFNRLAEFTPFFGQTFFDFVNALVSSYLLPLGGFFVAVYAGWFWKGSRRQDALDGGKDRPWLYPVWHVLIKYVAPGAVALVLLNQIGWFRP, from the coding sequence ATGAAGGGTTCTGGCGCACGGGCGCAGTGGGCCAGCCGCCTTGGTTTTATCCTGGCGGCGGCCGGCAGCGCCATAGGCCTTGGCAACATCTGGAAGTTTCCCTACATTACCGGCCAGAACGGCGGTGGCGCCTTTGTCCTCGTCTACCTGGTCTGTATCCTGCTGGTTGGTCTGCCGATCATGATGGCCGAGTTGCATATTGGCCGACGCGGCCAGAGAGACGCCGTTGGCTGTTTTGCTGTCCTTGAGAAAAAACGGACTCGTTGGCGTTTTATTGGCTGGTTGGGAGTGTGCTCTTCTTTTCTGCTGCTGTCATTTTATGCCGTCGTGGCAGGCTGGAGCTTCGATTACGTCCTGCAGGCCGCTTCCGGTGGCTTCCAAGGGCGCAGTGCGGAAGAAATCAATGCACTTTTCGGTCAACTCGTTTCATCGCCGGCCCAGGTTGTTTTTTGGCAAGGGAGCTTTCTGGTGGCTACCGTTGGCATCGTGATTGGCGGAGTGCGCGGTGGTATCGAACGCTGGAGTAAAATCCTGATGCCGCTTTTGTTTCTGCTGCTGTTGCTGCTCTTTCTGCGCGGCATGCTCTCGCCGGGAGCCAGGGCTGGTCTTGAGTTCATGTTTTGGCCCGACTTTGCCAAACTCACCCCCACTGCACTTCTGGATGCCTTGGGCCACGCTTTTTTCACGCTTTCACTGGGTGCTGCCACCATGATCACCTATGGGTCCTATCTGGACCAGAAGGCCGATCTGCTCTCTTTGTCCGTACGGATCACCTTGCTCGACATCATGGTCGCCCTCTTGGCCGGGCTGGCAATTTTTCCCGTCGTTTTTGCCGCCGGCCTGGAACCGAACAGCGGGCCAGGTCTCGTTTTTCAGACCATTCCCATCGTTTTTTCCACGATGCCTTTTGGTTCCGTCCTCGCGGTTCTCTTCTTTCTCCTTCTCTCATTTGCCGCCTTGTCCTCTTCCATTTCCATGCTTGAGGTCTCGGTTTCGTACCTGGTCGACGAAAAAGGCTGGGGGAGGGGGGCGTCTACCCTGTTACTGGGCGGCGCCGCCTTCGTCGTCGGGATTCCCTCGGCTCTTTCCTTCAACCGCCTCGCTGAGTTTACCCCCTTTTTCGGACAGACCTTCTTTGATTTCGTCAATGCCCTCGTTTCTTCCTATCTGCTGCCGCTCGGTGGTTTTTTCGTCGCCGTCTATGCTGGCTGGTTCTGGAAAGGCTCCAGGCGGCAGGATGCCCTTGACGGCGGTAAGGATCGGCCCTGGCTCTACCCGGTGTGGCACGTTTTAATAAAATATGTCGCTCCGGGCGCTGTTGCCTTGGTACTGCTCAATCAGATCGGTTGGTTCAGGCCCTGA
- a CDS encoding YchJ family metal-binding protein gives MSAKISRNDLCPCGSDKKYKKCCLLQRQTVEDLRGLSPAGLVRARARAFDEGNFGLIYDTYHGDSHFRQQFPERDAYIHYGKANLSSDFSIRQCRIIREDITESAAHVIFYLETVYRGTLNESFELSLFYREDGEWRYHSSQKMDRTDYDGAVVDLDKADFDRVKDKVYF, from the coding sequence ATGAGCGCCAAAATCAGTCGCAATGATCTCTGCCCCTGCGGCAGCGATAAAAAATACAAAAAGTGCTGTTTGCTGCAAAGGCAAACGGTAGAGGATCTTCGTGGACTTTCACCCGCCGGTCTGGTCCGGGCGAGAGCGCGTGCCTTTGACGAAGGCAATTTCGGTCTGATTTACGACACCTACCACGGCGATTCCCATTTTCGACAGCAGTTTCCCGAGCGCGACGCCTATATCCATTACGGAAAAGCGAATCTATCCTCGGATTTCTCCATCCGGCAGTGCCGGATCATCCGTGAGGACATCACTGAATCAGCCGCCCACGTCATCTTTTACCTCGAGACAGTTTATCGAGGAACTTTGAATGAGAGTTTCGAACTCTCGCTCTTCTATCGGGAGGATGGAGAGTGGCGGTACCATTCCAGTCAGAAAATGGACCGAACAGATTATGACGGCGCTGTGGTCGATCTGGATAAGGCTGATTTCGATCGGGTTAAGGACAAAGTCTATTTCTAG
- a CDS encoding ABC transporter permease, with the protein MGSGKKQSFLLDVFWPRFRRNRMALAGLAIVLGMFLLALLASVIGGDPGAIDIPHRLQSPGLAYPLGTDDLGRDVMTRILYGARISLLVGFVAVGIATLIGIFVGALAGYYGGWVDAVIMRFVDIMLCFPTFFLILAVIAFLEPSIWNIMIIIGLTGWMGVARLVRAEFLSLRERDFVLAALALGGSDLRIIFRHILPNALSPVLVSATLGVAGAILTESALSFLGIGVQPPTPSWGNMLIAGKQTLGTAWWLSAFPGLAILVTVLGYNLLGEGIRDALDPRLKE; encoded by the coding sequence ATGGGTAGTGGCAAAAAACAATCCTTCCTTCTCGATGTCTTCTGGCCGCGGTTTCGACGGAACCGCATGGCTCTGGCCGGTCTGGCCATAGTGCTGGGGATGTTCCTTCTCGCTCTTCTGGCCTCTGTGATCGGCGGTGATCCCGGCGCCATCGATATCCCCCATCGGCTGCAGTCTCCTGGCCTGGCCTATCCCCTGGGAACGGACGATCTGGGCCGCGACGTCATGACGCGCATTCTCTATGGCGCCCGGATCTCGCTGCTGGTTGGCTTCGTTGCCGTCGGCATCGCCACCTTGATCGGCATCTTTGTCGGCGCCCTGGCCGGTTACTACGGGGGGTGGGTCGATGCCGTCATCATGCGCTTTGTCGATATCATGCTCTGCTTTCCCACTTTTTTTCTCATCCTCGCCGTCATCGCCTTTCTCGAACCGTCGATTTGGAACATCATGATCATTATCGGATTGACGGGTTGGATGGGCGTCGCTCGGCTGGTGCGGGCCGAGTTTCTCTCTCTTCGCGAGAGGGATTTCGTCCTGGCAGCTCTGGCCCTGGGTGGTTCGGATCTGCGGATCATTTTTCGCCATATCCTACCCAATGCTTTATCGCCCGTTCTGGTCTCGGCGACCCTGGGGGTGGCCGGCGCCATCCTGACCGAAAGTGCGCTGTCCTTTTTGGGAATAGGGGTGCAGCCGCCCACGCCATCCTGGGGCAACATGCTGATTGCCGGCAAACAGACCCTGGGCACCGCCTGGTGGCTTTCCGCTTTCCCCGGCTTGGCTATCCTCGTTACGGTACTCGGGTACAACCTGCTGGGTGAGGGCATTCGGGACGCCCTTGACCCGCGCCTGAAAGAGTAG
- a CDS encoding ABC transporter permease, whose product MFQYLLKRLLMMVPLLLGITLISFVVIHLAPGEPTDMQTDLNPEASVELKERLRAQYDLDQPLLVQYGKWLGRLARLDFGDSFSQDRRPVLDKILERLPITILINLLSILLILAVSVPIGVLAATKRNSLFDRLTTIFVFVGFATPSFWLALLLMDYLGVQLGLFPIAGIKSLGHEYLGWAEQIWDRVHHLIFPVFVSAFGGLAGFSRYMRSNMLEVVRQDYILTARAKGLAERAVIYKHALRNALLPVITILGLSVPGLIGGSVIFETIFAIPGMGKLFYDGVMMRDYPLIMGILVMGAILTLVGNLIADLSYALADPRIRKS is encoded by the coding sequence TTGTTTCAGTATCTCCTTAAAAGACTCCTGATGATGGTTCCGCTGCTGCTGGGGATCACTCTGATCTCTTTCGTCGTGATTCATCTGGCTCCAGGTGAACCCACCGATATGCAGACCGACCTCAATCCGGAGGCGAGTGTCGAGTTGAAAGAGCGCCTGCGCGCCCAGTACGATCTCGACCAGCCTTTGCTGGTTCAGTATGGCAAATGGCTGGGGAGACTCGCACGACTCGATTTCGGTGACTCCTTTTCGCAGGATCGGCGCCCGGTTCTCGACAAGATTCTAGAGAGACTGCCTATTACTATTCTCATCAATCTTTTGTCGATCCTCCTCATTCTGGCCGTCTCGGTGCCGATTGGCGTTCTGGCCGCCACCAAGCGCAATTCTCTGTTTGACCGTTTGACCACCATTTTCGTTTTTGTCGGCTTTGCTACTCCCTCCTTCTGGCTTGCCCTGCTGCTCATGGATTATCTTGGCGTGCAGCTGGGATTGTTCCCGATTGCCGGTATCAAATCACTGGGGCACGAATATCTTGGCTGGGCAGAGCAGATTTGGGATCGGGTGCATCACCTGATTTTTCCGGTTTTTGTATCGGCTTTTGGCGGCCTGGCCGGTTTTTCCCGCTATATGCGCTCCAATATGCTTGAGGTCGTGCGGCAGGACTACATTCTGACCGCGCGGGCCAAGGGACTGGCGGAAAGGGCGGTCATTTACAAGCATGCGTTACGCAACGCCCTGCTTCCCGTCATCACCATTCTGGGGTTGTCCGTGCCCGGACTTATTGGCGGCAGCGTTATCTTCGAAACAATTTTTGCCATTCCCGGGATGGGCAAACTTTTTTATGATGGTGTCATGATGCGTGATTATCCTCTGATTATGGGCATTCTGGTCATGGGCGCCATTTTAACCCTGGTGGGCAACCTCATCGCTGATTTGAGCTATGCTCTGGCCGATCCGCGCATTCGCAAATCCTGA
- a CDS encoding peptide-binding protein, whose protein sequence is MSRFCLLFALILFLSGCDPQNITSPDDEVSNEPAYGDTIVMGSIGDASNLLPVLASDSSSSDINGLIYNGLVRYDKNFTIEGELAESWTISDDNRTLTFKLRPDVRWHNGTPFTSADVLFTYQLYVDPNTPTAYAEQYRLVKKAEAPDPLTFRVSYEEPLATALISWGVSIMPRHLLEGKDITQSPLSRAPVGTGPYVFKEWSPGEKIVLEANEDYFEGKPYIKRVLYRVIPDQSTMFLELLSGGLDYMGLNPIQFETQTETPAFRRRFNKYRYPSSGYTYLGYNLRKALFQDKRVRQAISYAIDKNELIDGVLLGLGQVATGPYKPGSWAYNPQVKTYAYDPERSRALLAEAGWQDHDGDGILDKEGKPFSFTIVTNQGNDQRIKSGEIIQRRLREVGIEVRLRVIEWASFLKEFINPGNFDATILGWTIPPDPDSYNVWHSSKTRPGELNFVQFRHPEVDELLEKGRRTLSQEERKKLYDRFQEILAEEQPYTFLYVPDALPVVAERFRGIEPAPAGIMHNFIEWYVPAGQHKYTR, encoded by the coding sequence ATGAGCCGCTTCTGTCTTCTCTTCGCGCTGATCCTTTTTCTATCCGGCTGCGACCCTCAGAATATAACGTCGCCGGATGACGAGGTTTCCAACGAACCGGCTTACGGTGACACGATCGTGATGGGCTCCATTGGCGACGCCAGCAATCTGCTGCCTGTTCTCGCTTCCGATTCTTCTTCTTCCGATATCAACGGGCTGATCTATAACGGCCTGGTGCGCTACGACAAAAATTTCACCATCGAGGGCGAGCTGGCAGAGTCCTGGACAATTTCCGACGACAACAGAACCCTTACCTTCAAACTGCGCCCCGATGTGCGCTGGCATAACGGGACGCCTTTTACGTCAGCCGATGTGCTGTTCACCTACCAGTTATACGTCGACCCCAACACACCTACCGCCTACGCGGAGCAATATCGTCTGGTCAAAAAGGCCGAAGCTCCTGATCCTCTGACGTTTCGGGTGTCTTACGAGGAGCCACTGGCGACCGCTCTCATCAGTTGGGGCGTCTCCATTATGCCCAGACACCTGCTGGAGGGAAAGGATATCACCCAGAGCCCCCTGTCCCGCGCGCCTGTAGGTACCGGTCCTTATGTGTTCAAAGAATGGAGTCCCGGCGAAAAGATCGTCCTGGAGGCCAACGAGGATTATTTTGAAGGGAAACCCTACATCAAGAGGGTTCTTTATCGGGTCATTCCTGATCAGTCGACCATGTTTCTGGAGCTTCTTTCCGGCGGTCTCGATTACATGGGGCTCAATCCCATTCAGTTCGAGACCCAGACGGAAACCCCTGCCTTCCGGCGCCGCTTCAACAAATACCGCTACCCCTCATCGGGCTACACCTATCTGGGCTACAACCTGCGTAAAGCTCTTTTTCAGGATAAAAGGGTGCGGCAAGCCATCTCCTATGCGATTGACAAGAATGAGCTGATCGATGGCGTCCTGCTCGGGCTCGGACAGGTGGCGACGGGGCCTTACAAACCTGGGTCGTGGGCCTATAATCCTCAGGTGAAAACTTACGCCTACGATCCTGAGCGCTCACGGGCCCTGTTGGCCGAAGCGGGCTGGCAGGACCACGACGGTGATGGCATTCTCGACAAGGAGGGAAAACCGTTTTCCTTTACCATCGTCACCAACCAGGGCAATGATCAGCGCATCAAAAGTGGTGAGATTATCCAGCGGCGGCTGCGTGAGGTAGGGATCGAGGTCCGTTTGCGGGTGATCGAATGGGCTTCGTTCCTGAAGGAATTTATCAACCCCGGCAACTTCGATGCGACCATCCTGGGGTGGACCATTCCCCCCGATCCTGATTCGTACAACGTCTGGCACAGCAGCAAGACCCGACCCGGCGAACTCAATTTCGTTCAATTCCGCCATCCCGAGGTCGATGAACTGCTGGAGAAAGGGCGGCGGACCCTTTCGCAGGAAGAGCGCAAAAAGCTTTACGACCGCTTTCAGGAAATCCTGGCGGAAGAGCAGCCTTACACCTTTCTCTATGTTCCTGACGCGCTACCCGTGGTGGCCGAGCGCTTCCGGGGGATCGAGCCCGCACCCGCCGGCATCATGCACAATTTTATCGAGTGGTATGTTCCCGCTGGCCAACATAAGTACACGCGCTGA
- a CDS encoding DUF4292 domain-containing protein: MSKSNRRLMRLGLFFLFLVFLASCAPRVAFVPPPMPANIENSLLDRLRASGDYFQSLKGLAKVHVSTRDRSIRVSQVVLAEKPHSLRTEVMGPFGQTYMVLASNRDHLSVYLPHSAEFYEGKPSSENLGKFLRLPFEVEDLVKIILYQVPLVDFQRTEVSSTPEGHYRLTLYAEDQYSQEAVFSPDLRLLSSAYFRQAEKLLSVSYADFDTNLPAFPYRIGVEIPAGQTQAEVAFSEVEVNIPIAHERFKMTAPTGVTIKPLP, from the coding sequence GTGTCGAAGTCGAACCGACGCCTTATGCGTCTGGGTCTTTTTTTCCTTTTTCTGGTTTTCCTGGCCAGCTGTGCCCCCCGGGTGGCCTTTGTGCCTCCACCCATGCCGGCTAATATCGAAAACAGTCTTCTGGACCGGCTGCGCGCATCTGGCGATTATTTTCAGTCACTCAAAGGCCTGGCTAAAGTCCATGTTTCCACCCGGGATCGCTCGATCAGGGTCAGCCAGGTCGTGCTGGCGGAAAAACCTCACAGCCTGCGTACTGAAGTGATGGGGCCATTTGGTCAGACCTACATGGTGCTGGCCAGCAACAGGGATCACCTGTCCGTCTATCTTCCCCATTCGGCTGAATTCTATGAAGGCAAGCCCTCGTCTGAAAACCTGGGGAAGTTTTTACGACTTCCCTTTGAAGTGGAGGATCTGGTCAAAATCATTCTATATCAGGTTCCCCTGGTGGATTTTCAGCGTACCGAGGTTTCCTCTACGCCGGAAGGCCATTACCGTCTCACGCTTTATGCCGAAGACCAGTATTCGCAGGAGGCGGTTTTCAGCCCCGATCTGCGGCTGCTGTCTTCCGCTTATTTTCGACAGGCGGAAAAGCTGCTTTCCGTCTCCTATGCCGATTTCGATACGAACTTGCCGGCTTTCCCCTATCGCATCGGTGTGGAGATTCCGGCGGGACAGACCCAGGCTGAGGTTGCCTTTTCGGAGGTCGAGGTCAATATTCCGATTGCTCACGAACGTTTCAAGATGACGGCACCGACTGGCGTCACCATAAAGCCTTTGCCCTGA
- a CDS encoding tetratricopeptide repeat protein, whose amino-acid sequence MNLRISVVFFLFVLLAGCVSTTTAPREMVREAPYVSRVTDSQAKALHYFSLYRLAVADRDLERAQAMLEGALEADPDSAFLKYAQAQMAIHQGNDEGALRAAEDAVILDPGYIDALLFLGSLHFAKGNNRQAVEYLKRVVELDPEEENALLELAVSHARLGDTEKAIDLLTQAISDNPDFYGALLTKARIYREIGLTVPAEESYLELIRNRPDLETAYVELGSLYEGKSESAKALQLYRQGIAALPESFALLNRLARLYILENRLDEALSELQRIVTLNPSEAEAWQKIGLIYLEQERFAEAAAVFRTLLKNNPHLEQARFYLGSALERLEDWQQALEAFSALSEESELYADARYHMSYLYFRLERTDQAITVLEDVFSHGGGRADAYAFLASLYEGEKRYEEALSTLQKGLALFPESANLYYQMGLVHEKDGQRAKALETMRLALDVDPEHAEALNFIAYHYAEIGENLNEALELVQRALTVKKEGHILDTLGWVYFRMERFTEAVTALEEAAALLPQDPVVLHHLADAYVAAGAFDKARQTYEDVLRIDPEAAGVQEKLRGL is encoded by the coding sequence ATGAATCTTCGGATATCCGTTGTTTTTTTTCTTTTTGTTTTACTGGCTGGCTGTGTTTCGACCACTACCGCCCCTCGGGAAATGGTCCGGGAGGCGCCTTACGTCTCCCGGGTTACTGACAGCCAGGCCAAGGCCCTTCATTACTTCAGCCTTTATCGCCTGGCCGTCGCAGACCGGGATCTGGAAAGGGCGCAGGCGATGCTTGAAGGCGCCTTGGAGGCTGACCCGGATTCCGCTTTTCTGAAGTATGCCCAGGCGCAGATGGCCATACATCAGGGGAATGACGAAGGTGCGCTCAGGGCGGCCGAAGACGCTGTTATTCTCGATCCTGGTTATATCGATGCCCTGTTGTTTCTCGGGAGTCTCCATTTTGCCAAGGGCAACAACAGACAGGCAGTCGAATACCTCAAACGGGTCGTTGAGCTGGATCCAGAGGAAGAAAATGCCCTTTTGGAACTGGCGGTCTCTCATGCTCGTCTGGGCGACACCGAAAAGGCCATCGATCTTCTCACGCAGGCGATTTCGGATAACCCAGATTTTTACGGGGCCCTGCTCACCAAAGCCCGAATTTACCGTGAAATTGGCCTGACCGTCCCCGCCGAGGAGTCCTATCTGGAATTGATACGGAACAGGCCTGATCTCGAAACGGCCTACGTGGAACTCGGCAGTCTTTATGAGGGGAAATCAGAGTCGGCCAAAGCTCTGCAGCTCTATCGTCAGGGGATTGCCGCGTTGCCTGAAAGTTTTGCCCTGCTCAACCGTCTCGCTCGTCTCTATATTCTTGAAAATCGCTTGGACGAAGCGCTGTCGGAGCTTCAGAGAATTGTCACCTTGAATCCGAGCGAAGCAGAAGCCTGGCAGAAAATAGGCCTGATCTATCTGGAGCAGGAACGGTTTGCGGAAGCGGCAGCGGTCTTCCGGACATTGCTAAAAAACAATCCTCACCTGGAACAGGCGCGTTTTTACCTGGGCTCGGCCCTTGAGAGACTGGAAGATTGGCAACAGGCGCTTGAGGCTTTTTCCGCCCTTTCGGAAGAATCCGAACTCTATGCTGATGCCCGCTACCACATGAGTTATCTCTACTTTCGTCTGGAGCGCACAGATCAAGCCATCACGGTTCTTGAAGACGTTTTTTCTCACGGTGGCGGACGCGCCGACGCCTATGCCTTTTTGGCCTCCCTTTATGAAGGTGAAAAACGCTACGAGGAGGCACTTTCAACCCTGCAGAAAGGGCTGGCCCTTTTTCCCGAAAGTGCCAATCTCTATTATCAGATGGGACTTGTGCATGAAAAAGACGGACAGCGAGCAAAGGCTCTCGAGACTATGCGATTGGCTTTGGATGTTGACCCTGAACATGCCGAAGCCCTCAATTTCATCGCCTATCACTATGCGGAAATCGGTGAGAATCTGAATGAAGCCCTGGAGCTTGTGCAAAGAGCCCTTACGGTCAAGAAAGAAGGACATATCCTCGACACCCTGGGGTGGGTTTATTTCAGGATGGAGCGTTTTACCGAGGCCGTGACCGCGCTGGAAGAAGCGGCCGCTCTCTTGCCCCAGGATCCGGTGGTTCTTCATCATCTGGCCGATGCCTATGTGGCCGCCGGAGCCTTCGACAAAGCCCGGCAGACCTATGAAGACGTCCTTCGCATTGATCCTGAGGCTGCCGGGGTCCAAGAAAAGTTGCGGGGGCTCTAG
- a CDS encoding bifunctional aminoglycoside phosphotransferase/ATP-binding protein, protein MLTSDFYPDENGPVTFTETHISRLYFTSGHVYKIKKSVNLGFVDFSSLAQRYQYCLEEVRLNRRLCPQIYLGVLPVYYGEKGYQLKGPGEIQEYAVHMKRLPEDRMLDRQINNKIPQLERHMERLGHLLALFHKNAEIVRQSPPFYRQKTAYNWKENFAQIEPYVGHTIEARAIAIIREWVEDFISEKDAELDARERRGFVRDGHGDLHAEHICLTDPICIYDCIEFSERFRIGDIVEDTAFLLMDLEFRGRWDLAETLLQAYSARIDLGDGWEELLPFFKVYRAFVRGKVDSILAGESEAAESVRLDAKVLARRYFNLALGYLCPQILVLTCGLMGTGKTTVARGLCRAIPALHLRSDEVRKELHGLPVLSRQEDAFNQGLYTRSATQKTYEALLDTAERALQEGQSVVVDASFSLNDQRSRFFEMARHRGIPACLIVTECSAETALARLDRRREQEIDASDGRRELYEKQAARFEAIQEGNEVIRVDTTQDVDYTIQKILQRIIGTAGSHP, encoded by the coding sequence ATGCTCACATCGGACTTTTATCCTGATGAAAACGGCCCGGTGACTTTTACCGAAACGCATATCTCCCGGCTCTATTTCACCTCTGGACACGTCTATAAAATCAAAAAGTCAGTAAACCTCGGTTTTGTGGATTTTTCCAGCCTTGCACAACGGTATCAATACTGCCTTGAAGAAGTCCGCCTGAATCGCCGCTTGTGCCCTCAAATCTACCTTGGCGTCCTGCCGGTTTATTACGGCGAGAAAGGCTATCAGTTAAAGGGACCCGGGGAAATCCAGGAATATGCCGTTCACATGAAACGGCTGCCTGAAGACCGTATGCTCGACCGGCAGATCAATAACAAGATCCCCCAACTCGAAAGGCACATGGAGCGTCTCGGGCACCTGCTGGCTCTGTTTCATAAAAACGCTGAGATAGTCCGTCAGTCCCCCCCTTTCTATCGACAAAAGACCGCCTACAACTGGAAGGAAAACTTTGCTCAGATCGAACCGTATGTGGGGCACACGATAGAAGCAAGAGCAATTGCCATTATCCGCGAATGGGTTGAGGACTTTATCAGCGAGAAAGATGCCGAGCTGGACGCCAGGGAAAGACGGGGCTTCGTGCGTGACGGGCATGGAGATCTGCACGCCGAGCATATCTGCCTGACCGACCCCATTTGTATTTACGACTGTATCGAATTCAGTGAACGCTTCCGTATAGGCGATATCGTGGAAGATACCGCTTTTTTGTTGATGGACCTGGAATTCAGGGGGCGATGGGATCTGGCCGAAACTCTTTTACAGGCCTACAGCGCCCGGATTGATCTGGGCGACGGTTGGGAGGAGCTGCTACCCTTCTTCAAGGTTTACCGGGCTTTTGTAAGGGGAAAGGTCGATTCAATTCTCGCGGGAGAGTCGGAGGCCGCTGAATCAGTCCGCCTGGATGCAAAAGTTCTGGCTCGCCGTTATTTCAATCTGGCCCTGGGATACCTTTGCCCTCAAATTCTAGTGTTAACCTGCGGCCTTATGGGGACGGGAAAAACCACGGTGGCGAGAGGTCTATGCCGGGCAATCCCTGCCCTGCACCTGCGTTCCGACGAGGTCCGTAAAGAACTCCATGGACTGCCTGTTCTAAGCCGGCAGGAAGATGCTTTCAACCAGGGGCTCTATACACGCAGTGCCACCCAGAAAACCTACGAGGCACTTCTTGATACGGCCGAAAGGGCTCTGCAGGAGGGACAATCTGTGGTGGTGGACGCCTCTTTTTCCCTGAACGACCAACGCTCCCGCTTTTTCGAGATGGCCCGCCATCGAGGCATCCCTGCTTGTCTGATCGTCACGGAATGTTCCGCCGAAACCGCCTTGGCTCGCCTTGACCGTCGGCGAGAACAGGAGATAGATGCCTCGGATGGTCGGCGGGAACTGTACGAAAAACAGGCTGCCCGTTTTGAAGCAATCCAGGAGGGCAACGAGGTTATAAGAGTCGACACAACACAAGATGTTGATTATACTATCCAGAAAATCTTGCAACGCATCATAGGTACCGCGGGGTCTCACCCATGA